From Arachis hypogaea cultivar Tifrunner chromosome 3, arahy.Tifrunner.gnm2.J5K5, whole genome shotgun sequence:
AATCCTTTGCAATATTCAATTCACAATCAAAAGAGAAAAGACAAGAAAATGGTTAAAAACAGAAACTATAAAGAAGGAGAATCAAATACTTAAAACcacattaaaataaagaaaaatgtctttttttaaaaaaaaaatcgttgTCATACGACTTGTAAACAACAGAAATCTGTCCATAATCAAATAACAAATAGTTTATTATATCTTAAACTAACAATCGTGATTCAATTTGTACAACTAACTTTCAACAATAAATCAAGTTTGGACAAATCTTTTTCACTGTTTGACCTTTGTCTTTGTGAAATCACCAGCAACAATGTCTTCTTTGTTCCTACTACGATGGCATTATATAAAGGATGTGCAGCACATGAAATAACTCCTTCAGATAAAAGAATAAATctgttttgatgattttgaattctATTCATCTTGAAAACATTATCAGTATCCTCTTTGTAATGGATAAcgtataaaaagtaaaaactatgCATCATTTACTAGCTTACTTCTTGATGGATGAGAAACTCACTGCTCCTTGCTATTCATTGATCCCATTCTTAGCATCGCTTCTCGGCAACCTCACATGACGGCACCACAACACCCTTCTTGGACTCGTACAATTCTCGAGCTCCCGAACCGAATCTGCAGATTTATCCCAAAGGACGACCAACTCGACGATACATCACTATGAGCTTTGCGGAGCCTATTACTGTCAACAGCGCCTTGGAATGAGCGGTGAGACCTGACCGGCGCGTGGAAGCAATCGTCTCTGCGGGCACGCCCAAAGTTCAAGCCAGTACCCAAGATTCTTGTACGCAGAAAAAAAGGAAAGTTTGGTGGAGTTGAAGTGTGGTCAACGGTGTCAGGTGAAGGAGGAGTTGGGATTATGGAGCAACTGGATTAGATTGATGATCTATGAGGAAAGAGGGGGGCGGCGGATAGGGGAAATTAGGGTTGGAAGGGAGAAGGACTGAGGGAGGCGTTGGGTTAGGAGGGTTTTTTTTCTCTCCTGGCGTCAAAACGACAACGTTTTTGAGAGAGATTACAAAACCGGTCCTTTAAAAAACCCGGCCGTTTCATCCGGTTTGCCGacaactaatttaatatttattattttagtctctAATTAATAAAAGTGCATGTTTGGGCGTCAttgttttgttaaaaaaatatcttttttcaatgaaaaaagatctttttttattttttaacgtgtttggcaaatttctagtagtaaaagtaaaagcactagtaaaataaaaaaagatattttttgagaagctgtaatttacatctttttttaaaatatcttttttttctttaaaaaagatgtttttcatgtaataaataaacaaaaaagtacttttatattgttatacccaaaaaAGTGCTTTGACACTGCTTTCAGTGCACCGGTTCCAGAAGATGTTCGCTCTGGTCACTTGCAGGACGCAGTGTATCTGTTTACCAGCTTTCTCTCTGAGATTGCTACTTAATTCCACAGTTTGCCTATTGCTTGTGATTTTTGAAATCAGAAAAGAAATGCGTGTTACAGGGGAGGGATTTTGATCTGCAATTGAGCCATGACCATAAATTTTGTGCCTTTTTGTGTTAATTGGTCTTGCAGGATTATGAAATGATGCTAAATGTGATTATAATATCATATTCATCCATTTTTTTGGGAACCTGTAGCTGTAACTTCCAAATTTCATTTTGCATGTGCTTGATGGTAGAATTATTGAACTTTATCAGAAGTGGGAACGGGTTACAAATATAAGTACTCTTCCTTTTCTTAAACCTTATCAGGATATAGATTGTCGATAAATTTACGACGTAATAACCttctatttctaaaattatttgagTTCTTTAATTCTATATTAACACAAAAAATACGCTGGAATTGTGGTATGTAAAGGCAAAAATCACAGATACTTTGGGAGATTAGTCGTCCCTCTATTAAACATATAAAGGCTTTTCACAAGGACTATCCAAATAAGTCATCAACATGGAActcaaaaagaaatatataaactACTAATTTTCTCCATCCCATAGATGATCTATGACATCGAATCCTGCAGGGCCGTTCTTCACCTTGCGCTCCTGCTGGATTTGCCTAATCTTTTGGTAATCATCATTTGTAAGTGAAAAATCAAATATgtctaaattttgttttattctttccTTATTGTAACTCTTCACCACAACAGTCACACCTTGTTCGTATAACCATCTTAAACTTACCTATAACCAATTCAAAAAGGATTATATTAGTGCATTAATGGAGAGTTagagaaaaaagaataataaaagacaATGCAATTATACATTTATACCTGAGCAACAGTTTTTCCATGAACTTGTGCAACGTCCTTGAGCAATTCACTATCTATAACATCGTTACTACCCCAACGGGTCCCTTGGGCTCCCAAAGGAGAATATGCAGTTATAATTATACCCTTGGCTTTGCAGTATTCTGTTAGATTCTTTTGTTGCTAGGAAGCATTCATCTCAACCTGTTTGTGTTTGTGGTGATGCCATTAATTAGTAGTGATCTAACATAAACACACATGACTAAAATCATTAAGAGAGTGTAGTACTTGATTAACAGAAGGAGGAATTGTTGCAAAAGAGAGGAGATCTTCAAGTTTCTTGGTAGAAAAGTTGCTGACTCCAATTGATTTTGTAAGACCCATGTTCTGACATTCTTCCATTGAAGTCCATACACCCTTTAAGTCAAATGGTACCAAATCCTCTTGTTCAAAAGGAACTTTCCATGTTCCAGGCTTGGCACTCATGGGCCAGTGGACCAAGTACAGATCCAAGTAATCTAATCTAAGAGTCCTGCATGCATCAACCAGTAAtgtatatataaatagaaattaacTACTTACTTGTGAAGTTTGAGCAATAAAGAGTTGCATACTCAAGTGATTTTTGTAGAGCAGGAAGAACAAGGTGGGGATGGTTATCAGGTAACCATAACTTGGAAGTGATAAAAAGCTCATCCCTTGAGCCAATTAGACCAAGTTTAAGGGATTCAGCGATGGCTTCTCCCAAGGCCTGCTCAGACTCATAAGCAGAAGCTGTGTCAAAGTGCCTGTAACCGACCTTGATGGCCTCTATCACCGCCTGTTTGATGGCTTCTCCGTCGTTGGATTCGGCCGCAGTGCCTAGGCCTATCACGGGCATGCTGAATGATGATTGCAGGACAACATTTGGGACCGCTACTTTTGTTGTTGAGgacatgcttcttcttcttgcctTGCTCTCTCTCAACTTACAATTCCTTTGTGTTTCGTCAGCTCAATTTTTACCTATTTTTAATTGGTTGGCGATGATTCATCTTATCCAAGAAGTTTGAAATTAAGCTTGTGAGCTCTCATGCATCAATTCTTTGGCATTATTCCACGCTTTGATTCTTAATATGTCATACTTATCTatctatcttttaaattattctcttctttttttaacTAAAGTTGATAGTGATTATCAGAATAATTTAAATGTGTAATTACCAGAATGGGCttatctaaaatatataaagttGAGAATTATTGAACTTTATAAAAACTTACGCTAAGGGACAAATTTTAAGGTAACAGAACGCACTATATTTTTGAGTATTTGACCCTCAGTGCATAGACAAAAAAGGTAGataaaatcatcaaaataattatttcaatttcAGTTATTTAATCTCACAGGtacaacaaaaactaataaagcaTCATCCCCAAACTAGTACAAGCCTTTGAAACTGGATGAGATGGTAGATTTATTGTAACAATAAAAATACCGAAACTTAAAGAACATTAAAAGACATCAAAGACAAACTAAAACAAGATGCTTTCTCGAGAATAAATATCTAATTTTCTCCATCAAATAGGTCAGCAACAACAAAGGTAGTTGGATTGTTAACTGACTTGCGCGTCTGTTTGATTTGATTAATCTTTTGATAGTCATCACTTGTAAGTGAAAAATCAAATATTTCTAAGTTTTCTTTCATTCTCTCTTTGTTGTAGCTCTTCACAGCAAAGGTCACACCCTGCTCGTACAACCATCTAAGGCTCACctataacaaattcaaaagaattACATTGGGTAACTAagttctttaataaaataattaatggaGCAACAGGTTTTATTCATAGCTTGGATTTTTTATTCTACCTGAGCAACAGGTTTTCCATGAGCTTGTGCAACCTCTTTGAGCAATTCACTATCCATAACATCGTTACTGCCCCAAGAGGTTCCTTTGGCTCCCAAAGGAGAATATGCAGTTACAATTATACTCTTGGCTTTGCAATATTCTGTTAGATTCTTTTGTTGCCAAGAAGCATTCATCTCAACCTGTTGTGTATGTGTTTGTAGTATTTCCATTTATTAGTAGTGATCCAACATATGTTAATCTAATCGAATCCCGTTAGCGAGTCAATGGAGTactacaatgtgtataatggactATTTATTTGGTTcgatatgagttaaaaaatgaacattcaggataaaatattactaatttttcaAACATAAATACCCATACTATCCAGGATAACTATCCGAATATTATgagataataaacatctgatatcctcCTGAATCGAAGATTCCTAAACTCCATTATACATATTGTACAGATACTTCATTGGCTCCTTATACTTCCTCTtacatttaaattaaaaattttatggaGAATATACATACTTGGTTAACTGCAGGAGGAATTGTAGCGAAAGAAAGGAGATGTTCAAGTTTGTTGATAGAAAAATTGCTGACTCCAATTGATTTTGCAAGGCCCAATTTGTGACATTGTTCCAGTGAAGTCCAGACTCCCTTTAAGTCAAATGGCACCAAGTCATTTTCGTCATCATAAGAGGCTTTAAATAATCCGGGCTTGGCACTCATTGGCCAATGAATCAAGTAAAGATCTAAGTATTCTAATCCAAGATTCCTGCATAATTACCACAAGTCCATAAGTTATTCATTCGTATTATTGAActtaattaaagtaattaagtAGGTCTTACTGAAGTGATCTGCGAAGAGCAGGAAGAACAAGATCGGGATGGTTATCAGATAACCATAGCTTGGAAGTGATGAAAAGTTCATCCCTGGAGCTTATGAGACCAAGTTTAAGAGCTTCAGCAATGGCTTCTCCCAGAGCCTGTTCGGAGCCATATACAGAAGCAGTGTCGAAGTGCCTGTAACCGAccttgatggcctcaatcactgcCTGTTTGTGGACGTCGCCGTCGTCGGTTTCGAAGGCAGCAGTTCCAAAGCCTATCACTGGCATGCGGAAGGATGATTGCAGGACGACATTTGGGATCGCTACTTGCTTTGTTGAAGACATTTGGAATATGAAGATgggaattattaattaattaataataataataataatcagttTGTTGATGATATATTGTGCAAGATCTAGATATACGTttcggatttttttattttattaaaaatagaaaattcgaATTCGCAATCTCTTAATTGAATACGAAAAGACTATAATATTTAAACTATTAAAAGTGGTGGTGCAGTTGGCTAGGGCGTAAGTCATATATGTCTCTGCTTGCATCATCATTTGACAAGTTTAATAATTTGATATAGTGGTCATGGATGGTCATTGATCTTTGACTTTAAGAAAAAGTGTCAATTTAAATAGAATATGTCCAACCGCCTCTGTTGACTCACTACAGGGCTAAAAGATAACGATATGATTACTGTTGGAATTTAGAAGTGACTCAAATCAGTTCCTCAATTTCGCAAAGGAAAATTCTAGGAGACCAGCAGTTTTATTGGATTTTGGCCagtatgtaaccagcagagaaaggtgagctattggatgaaatctcataccaatctcacaccatcaaattatcattgatgactagttgatggctaacaatcacaaaaattactagcTCCCTAGTATTGCTCTCTCTCAAAATAAGCTGAGTTCAGGTTTAAATTTCAATTTGAATTCATatgttaaattagttaaattagttaaatttgaGATTGAATAAGttcattttattatataattatattatattaatatacatattatatattttatacttttaatttttaataatatataattttaaattataaattatatcatGAATAAAGTACTAAAACTCAATTTTCATGAGATAATTTTGAATTTAACctgatttaactcatttttaCCGACTTCCTAACAAGTTTTGTTCATACCTTTGTCGAGGATACGAGCTTGAGAGATCGGAAAAGTTAGAGATTCTAATTCCTAACTTCAAAGTGCTAGAATTAAGTCGTGACAATAATTTGTAAGACACTCCAAAATTTAAGTTAGCAATGTATTAAATaatatggttttttttttgtcgTGGCTTACCTGttaagtttctttttctttgatcgTAGTTTACACTTTACAGGGCAAAATTTTGATTTGCAATTGAGCCATGAATATGAAATTTgtgcctttttctttctttttaattggcTGGCAGGATTGTGAAATGATGTTAAATGTgattaattataaaatcatattCACCCAaacttcttaaaattttaatctttcaatccaaattaattttgaattcatcGTAATAAAATTGTAATCCTTTTTAAAAGTTCatgtctttttttaatttaaaccaaAATTAAAGCGATAGGTATCTATCTTTTAACTCTTTGAAAAAAGCTAAAGTGgtagttttctattttttttacttctGTTTTTTTTTCATGTATAATAGTATTTGGATAGTATAGTgatcaaaactaatttttaacgtataattacaaaaaaattataatatttggaTAGTggtgattaaaaataatataaatgtgTAATCACCAGACTGAATTTACTTAAAACATATAAAGTTAAGAAAACTTTATAAAAACATACGTTAAGGGACAGAAATTTAAGGTGTTATAATGTGTGAGAATCGAATGCAAGATACTTATGTTGAATTCACAACAGAACGCACTAATTGATAAACATACATTTGACCCTCATTGCAAAGACAAAAGCAGataaaatcatcaaaataattatttcaatttcAGTTATTTAATTTCACAAGtacaacaaaaactaataaagcaCCATGCATCCCAAAACTAGTACAAGTCTTTGAAACTGGATGAGAAGGTGGATTTATTGTAGTAATAAAAATGTGGTGAAAACTCGGTTGCAgttaactttacgtgaagttgataactgagagtcgttagatgatttgactaaatttttctCTAACAActttctcaactatcaacttcatggGAAattgactgcacctgaattttcacctaaaAATGCTGAAACTAAAACTAAAGTAAGAATGTTTTGTTGTGAATACATATCTAATTTTCTCCATCAAATAGGTCAACTATAACAAGTGTAGTTGGACCATTACTTCCTTTCCGCGTCTGTTTGATTTGATTAATCTTTTGATAGTCATCATTGGTAAGTGAAAAATCAAATATTTCTAAGTTTTCTTTCATTCTCTCTTTATTATAGCTCTTCACCGCAATAGTTACATCCTGTTCGTACAACCACCTAAGGCTCACCTGtaacaaattcaaaagaattACAAATAATTAATGGAGAGTTATATGTAGTGATgccaaacaaataaacaagcttaGAACTAGAATAATTGATGCatatctttgtttttttttttacctgaGCAACAGTTTTCCCATGAGCTTGTGCAACGTCCTTGAGCAATTCACTATCCATAACATCGTTACTATCCCAAAAGGTTCCTTTTGCTCCCAAAGGAGAATATGCAGTTACAATTATACCCTTGGCTTTGCAGTATTCTGTTAGATTCTTTTGTTGCCAGGAAGCATTCATCCCAACCTGTTGTTTTGTTTGTGGTGTTTCCAATTATAAGTAGTGATCCAACATTTATGAATATaaacacataaataaaaatttttatggaGAATATATTATGTACTTGATTAACCGCAGGAGGAGTTGTAGCAAAAGAAAGGATGTGTTGAAGTTTTTTGATAGAAAAGTTGCTGACTCCAATTGATTTTGCAAGGCCCAATTTATGACATTGTTCCATTGAAGTCCATACCCCTTTTAAGTCAAATGGCACCAAGTCATTTTCGTCATCATAAGAGGCTTTAAATAATTCAAGAGCTTTTGGCAGATCACCATTATAATTATGATAAATTGCCTACATCACAACAAAGAGCTTGTATTACTAAAATATCATTCAACAGAGCTTTCAAAATTCCTTCAAGCATTATTGAATTCAATGATCAGCGAGGAAGATCaagaaaacaaattaatgcagTTTTACACCAAAAATGGCTATAATGAGCGCCTCTATGTATGTCTAAAGAGTGAGTGTGTTGTAAGTGCGCGTGGTTTTTCTGTCAATGTCATTagtttgaaactcaacaagtaaAAGCATCTGTACCAGAAGATGATTGTAAGAGAAAGATAGGGTTGAAAGGGTACTCTAAAACAAATTATGCACATTGTGGACACTccttcataaataaataaaataaggaaagataTATGATGCATACCAGAGCCTCATGAATCCATTCTGAAGGAATGCCTAAATCCTCAATGAACTGTTGCTGAGATTCATCTGAACTCCAAATTTCGCAGTACTGGAACAATATCTCCCGAATCAAATTCACATGAAGAAATTGACAGTCTTCTCGAAAGGGTAAATGAAGGACAACATATATGGCCCAATGGCATTTTCCTAGGCTCAAAAGCTGAGACACGAATCACATGTCTAGAACATGAAGATCATTAGATTTGATAACACCCAATGCTTCCAAGACTGCTCATTGATGCCATATCATGTGATAATCAAGTGGATCAGGGGTTGAAGAGAATGCACTAAACATAGCCTTCAAAAAGCTAAATTCTCTCTCttcactataatgaagaagcctaAGATAGAATGAAATGTCAAAGTGTTTATCTGCATTCCAGCTGATAGCCTCTTCTGATGGTCCTTCATCAATAAAAAGTGGAACAGGATATGGAGCCCTTCCCTCATCAAGAAAATGCTTATATGTCTGAAAAGCAATGGGCAATGATGTGTCAGGCGGCAGTTTGTACCACATCAATAAACCTAAGAACCTCCTCCAATCAATATCGACCGCGTGCAATGCATCGTGAATATTTCCTGCAAGCAATTCATATAGCATCACTCTGTCGTTTTCAATGAAACTAAAATCCAGACCTTTCTTTCTCTAAATATCAAGTTGCTTTGAAATGTCAGAGCGATTCACAGTAGAACCACCCGCCTGACTTAACAAACAAGCCAGCCTCACATCTCCTTTGGAAGCTGCCAGTTGCACTGCTTCATCTAGTTGCCGCCCAGTGAGGAATACAAAAACATGTTGTAGATAATCAGAGTCATTTAGAGAGCTTATTTGGTTTTGAACATGATAAGAAACACTCTCTCGCAACCAATAACTGAACTCTGCCCTCCTCATAAGTGGGAGTGCTTCTTGGTCAACATCTTGATAAACTTCCTTCATATCCTGCATCATATCTTCCTCGTTGTCAGCACCCAAAGATTCTACTTGACTTTTTTGTTTTCTATCGAAGAAAAGAACTCTAATTAATTCCCAGGTCATTACTTGATGTGTTAAACCCAAATGTGTAGTGGAAGACAACCCTGGTATAGTCAATTGCCTCTCAATAATATCACAGTAGCCATGTGAAATATCTGACAACATTGAACAATTCGCTTCAAGCTTTAGAAGTTTCAATTTGCAAGGACCAATTCTAACCTCTTCCTTCACATGGTTTATTTCTTTGTGAAAATTTAATGGAGATATCAAGGCAGATTCAACAAGTTCCTCACTCACTTTGTTATTTTCATCCCTAACGAAATTGTCAAAAGCAACTTTCTCCAAACTGACAACAGATGATAATACCTTGTACTCACTACCACTTCCTACATGTGCACCAGAATGTACAAGAATGCCATTAGGTCCCCATCCAACTCGGAATGACTTCCCCATAAATAGACCTGCATCTACAATATTGCAAGCATAGTTTGTTGACACTGGTGTTTCATGCTTGAGGTCTAACTTAAAACCTTCCGCTTTTATTGTCTTCAGAGGCATTCCCTTATGTTGCTGAACCATCAAAATAGACCCAGGAGAATTTGCATCAAAACTCCCATGTTTATATTCAAGTAAAGGAAATGGagttttccttgcaattggtggAGTAGATCTATGGGGCATTGCCTGAGCAGAATTTTGCAAAGGCCTTGCATATTCCTTACTGATGGATGCTTTATGACTCAATTCCTCAGGCTCTTCTTTATGTGGGAACATCAATAATCTCATCTCTCTCATTTTAACAGGGTCAAGCCTTAGATGAGCTGGAAGAGAGTGAGAAAGTTCAATCCCGTTCATATTTGTGGAAGGTTCTTTATCATCATCATACATCTCACCATCAGCATCATCCATGACAATGTCTTCCTCGTCATCTTCGCCAAACCCGAATCTACTGAAGTCAACCAAGAATTTCCATTCACAAGAAAATCATCTTTCCTGTCTTTAGACTTCAGTAGTTCAGTATCTAGAACCAAAACTACTTCAGCTGCCTTGTTAAGGCCTTGACCAACTGCAGGTTTATCATTTTCATCACTGTATACAACTATCTCATGTTTATAAAACTTCACAATTTGATCTAGATCCAACCCCCTGACATCTGTTTTCTCAAGAAACCTGACAGATCCATAACCAAGCCTCCCAACAGTGAAATTAGGAACTCGGGTACAATAACCGGGGTCAAGGAGTTCCTGGGCCACTAACTCCTCCAGAGATGGTTTAGTATAGTATCCAGGGGAGTGCAAGATTGGCAAGGAAGCTTCCGTTTCTCTCATGCTCTCATTCAGTGGAGTAATTAAGCCTTTTAAAACCCTTCTTTTTTTGCAGTTATGCACAGTGCACAAATCAAAGAATCTTCCTGCATCAAATTCCATCACACGGCCTGTTCAAGGTGACATGTTGCTCTTCAAAAATTACAAATCCAAGACAACTCCCTGATATACAAAAAGCATATCAGATTGGAATTGCAAAAGAAAGTACCTACACAACAATCTCTAGgacagaaaagtaaaagtaaaaaaaaaaaaagacatcccTACAAGACATACAAAGTATGGTGCATATCAaactaataatactaataaaacaGGGATTAAATAAGGTttatactagaaaaattaaatttgCAAAACAACTACACAACGGTGGAGCTCTTATCCGGCGTATACCCCCCGAGATGCAAGGGAAATACTTTTGTTTAACATGACCAACTATTTGTTCGTTTACCAGGTTCGGCACGAAATCATAAATAAGCAGATTATTTAAGTAGAATGCCCTTGGCAGAGTATATCGATAGCTCTCAAGGAGGACCCCTCATCCAAGGTTTTCCTTGAGTTGGCGAGAAATACCTTACTAAGTGTAGAGTTGTCGTGACACACAATAGTTGAAACATTCTTATTCTTTACTTTCTCGTCTTGAGCTCGCCTTGCCGGATTATTCAACCGGACCTCTACAGAGAACGCTCTTTTGTTCCACGACCGAAGGAAAGCACTAAGAGATGATGCTTCCAATGCTACTAGCGATGTGTATCGGCACGCACTTCTTTTAATGTGTCGTCTTTGTTTTTCGTACCCGATCTGGGCAAAGCACCTGATCTTTATCAAACGAATCCCATGAATGAATAATTCTTacacaattatatattaatagtggTAGAAATAGaaggaaacaaaaataaataaagaaagaaacgaACAATAAAACCAGATTTACAAAGACATTGAGCTGAATTGCAGCACAGTGAAGTATCGCAACATCAATTTAAGAGGGCAAAAAGAAAATAGTTGGCAGTATAATTGCAGAGTAACTAAATATGAAGTAACAGCGGTTGGAAACTGAAAGTAACTAAATATGAGTAAAAAGATACTCACAGGCATAATAGAACGGAAGAGGTCACAACAGAGGGAAGGGGAGGAAGGAGCGGGGAACGAAAAGTGAAAAGACGAAAGAAATTTTTGGTGCTGAATCAATTTGGGCTTCCAAATATTTGGGTTTTTATTGGGTTAGGTTGAGTTTATTTTAAGACCCATTAAGTTATCATCGAACTGGATCATTAATATTATGTTtggtttaaaagaaaataagaggcCAATAAACCATAGTTCACACGGCTTTCTGCCCCTTCTTCATCTCAAAGGTCTTGGATTTGAGTCCTACCAACTGCAACCGAGAAGGAAAAATTGGTAAATATGTGAAGAGTGTGTGGGTGTGTATTGTGTACCTAGGAATGAGAATTGTCCAAATTTCATTTCTCTTTGTTTGGAtatcaaaaaaaatagaaagaaaaatttttttggtgtagatcccaaattattttttttcatccaTTAGAAGcaagaaaacaagaagaaaaatgttaCTTTTAGTATATTTACAATACTACCcctaattctattattattaataattattaatataaatttagttttaatacattattataataaaaatttacatttaaacattatatatgtatttgataaataatttataaaattataatattttataatattcataaaatgcaataaaacataaataaataaaatatttatactttattttattataaggaCATTAATATAACTTTATAcgaggtaatgaccaaatcagtacccgAAAGATTGAAACGTTGACATTTTGGTACctcactattgtatttgacaaaaAAGTAcccgaaaaattttaaaaactgacAAGCATGTCCAAGTTATTGCCGGACCTAAGCTCTGGTGAGGACAATGCTGACCTGGACACCGAATTTTACTGACAAAACTTGTTTTATTTGAGTTGTAATTTTCAATTAAGTAATTTGTTAGCCTAggtggaaaataaattaattaaaattgatttgGCCTCCAAATCAGAGCTCTTTGCCCTAATCCCCAATTAACAAGTGCTATAACTAGTTGGTTACCTACTGTGACTTAGTGTTTCACTAGGAGTAAAACTGAAAGGTCAAAGAAAGAGGGAGAGACGTTGCTCTGTGATCTTGGCGCGAAGAAGAAGGAAAACGAGGTGAGAGAGATTGTCGAAGTCGGAGCGTCAAGTGTGAGGGTTTGCTAGTGGCATCATCGTGACTCCATTCTTTGTTAGGAAGAAACCTACGAGGAGGTAAGTTCGCCTTCATTCCATCCTCTCATTTACGTTTCGTTTTTAGACAGCATTATGATAATTTTGATTGTTTTAGTAGTGAGCCatttttgttgtttgttttcTGTGCTTGTAACTCCTTTTTTAGATGGATCGTCTAGTTACGTTTGTTTATCATCACATGGGTGCCTTGAAAAGGGGTGGGGCGTTAATGTGATATACGATGGAGGTTTGGTAACTGAGATACACAGGGTGAATGTGGAgacatgtaatttattttttgttgaggGGTTATTTCTAGACTTGAGTTACCCTGGATACAATGAGGTGTACTGGCTAG
This genomic window contains:
- the LOC112791159 gene encoding NAD(P)H-dependent 6'-deoxychalcone synthase-like, translated to MSSTTKVAVPNVVLQSSFSMPVIGLGTAAESNDGEAIKQAVIEAIKVGYRHFDTASAYESEQALGEAIAESLKLGLIGSRDELFITSKLWLPDNHPHLVLPALQKSLETLRLDYLDLYLVHWPMSAKPGTWKVPFEQEDLVPFDLKGVWTSMEECQNMGLTKSIGVSNFSTKKLEDLLSFATIPPSVNQVEMNAS
- the LOC112791158 gene encoding NAD(P)H-dependent 6'-deoxychalcone synthase; this encodes MSSTKQVAIPNVVLQSSFRMPVIGFGTAAFETDDGDVHKQAVIEAIKVGYRHFDTASVYGSEQALGEAIAEALKLGLISSRDELFITSKLWLSDNHPDLVLPALRRSLQNLGLEYLDLYLIHWPMSAKPGLFKASYDDENDLVPFDLKGVWTSLEQCHKLGLAKSIGVSNFSINKLEHLLSFATIPPAVNQVEMNASWQQKNLTEYCKAKSIIVTAYSPLGAKGTSWGSNDVMDSELLKEVAQAHGKPVAQVSLRWLYEQGVTFAVKSYNKERMKENLEIFDFSLTSDDYQKINQIKQTRKSVNNPTTFVVADLFDGEN